CCATGTTTCCACGACGACACAGTCCCGCCTGCCGGAGTGTCGGTGCTGACCGCAAAAGCGAAAACGGCGCCGGAACCACGTCCGACACCGTTTTCGACCAGACCGGAGCGCCGCGTTCGCCCCGACCTGGAGACGCGGTATGCACCGCCTCAGCCGAGGCGGCTCCGTGCCTGTGTGAGCTGCGCGAGCACCGCCTGCCGGGAGGTCGCGCCGGGCACAGAGCGCGCCTCCACCGAGGCGAGCGCGGTAAGCTCCGGCCGGCCGCCCTCGAGGAGCACGGGATGCGCGGCGCCCCACGCGGCCTCCGGCAGCTCGGACACGCTGCAACCGGCGGCATCGGCCGCGCGCAACAGTCGACCGACTGCACCGTGCGCTTCCCGGAACGGCACACCGCGGCGCACCAGCTCGTCGGCGATGTCCGTCGCGATGAGCGATTCGTCGCTCACTGCGTCGGCGAGCGGCTGCTCGTTGAAGCGGAGCAGCGCGACGGTTTCGCGCGTGGCGGGCAGCAGTGCGAAGAGCGCGTCGAGTGCGGAGAACAGCAGTCGCTTGTCCTCCTGCAGGTCCTTGTTGTAGCCGCTGGGCACGGACTTCACCATGGCCAGTGCGGCCGTCAGCTCGCCGATGAGGCGGCCGGCGATCCCGCGCGCCAGCTCCAGTCCATCCGGGTTGCGCTTCTGCGGCATGAGGCTGGAACCGGTCGTGTACGCCTCCGGCAGCTCGACGAAGCCGAACTCCTGCGTCGAGAAGACGATCAGGTCCTCCGCGAGGCGCGACAGGTGCGCACCGACCGTCGATGCGACGAAGATCGTCTCGATGATCCAGTCCCGGTCGCCCACCGCGTCCAGCGAATTCTCGCTGATCGTCCGGAACCCGAGCAGCTCCTTGAGCAGCGTGCGGTCGACATCGAAGCCGGACCCGGCAATGGCGCCGGAGCCGAGCGGCAGCACCGCAACGCGCTCGAGGGCGCCCTGCAGTCGCTGCCGGTCGCGATCCAGTGCCCAGAAATGCGCGAGCAGCCAGTGCGCCACGCGAACCGGCTGAGCCCGGCGCAGGTGCGTATACGACGGCATGAGCAGATCGATCGTGTCCGTGGCCTGGTCCACCAGTGCCGCCTGCAGCGCACGCAGCTCCGCGTCGATGCGGGTCAGCGCGCGGACCGTCCAGAGGCGTGCATCGGTTGCGACCTGGTCATTGCGCGAGCGGCCGGTGTGCAGCTTGCCCGCGACCGGACCGGCGACTTCGTAGAGAAGCCGCTCGACCAGCGTGTGGATGTCCTCGTCGTCGCTGTCGAACAGCGCAGGCTCGTGGGCCAGCCGGTCCCGGACCTTGCGCAAACCCGTGTCCAGTGCGCGCGCCTCCGCGACCGTCAGCACATCAGCGCGCGCGAGCGCCTGCACCCACGCGCGGCTCGCCTCGATGTCCTCACGCCACAGCCGGCGATCGACGGGCAGACTCCGGTTCAGCTCCTCGAGCGAGGGTGCCGGGCCGGCAGCGAACCGCCCCCCCCAGAGCCGGTGACCCGGATCGGTGGGTGCCGACTGCGTCGTATCGACCTGCTGCATTGTGACGCTCCGCGTCATGCGCGCGACGCCGGAATCAGCGTGGCCGCGCCGTTGCCGTTGGACGCTGCACCGTTCATCGGTGCCTCGACCCTGGAATGATGCCCCGCACCGTTCACCGCGGTGCGCTGCAACGCTGCGTCACCGTACTGCGCGCCGGCGTCGTCGCTGGCGGCAAAGCCGCCCGACTGCTTCGCCTCGGCACGCGTGGGCAGCGCGAACAGGGTGATGAACCCCTTCGCGTCCGCGTGGTCGTACTCGTCGCCGCTGGCGAAGCTCGCGAGCTGCTCGTCGTACAGCGCGAACGGCGACTTGCGGCCAGCGACGCTGGCGTTGCCCTTGTACAGCTTCAGGCGCACGACGCCCGTGACCTTGCGCTGCGTGACGTCGACCAGGGCGTCGAGCGCGAGGCGCTCCGTCGACCACCAGCGGCCCTCGTACGTCAGGTCCGCGTAGCGCTGCGCGATGTCGTCCTTGAGGCCGAGCGTGCGACGGTCCAGCACGAGCTGCTCCAGCTCGCTGTGCGCGGCGTAGAGCAGCGTGCCACCCGGCGTCTCGTAGATGCCGCGCGACTTCATGCCGACGAGCCGGTCCTCGATCAGGTCGATGCGGCCGACGCCGTGCACGCCGCCGATCTCGTTCAGCCGCTCGATCAGCGTTACCGGATCGAGCGCCTCACCGTCCACGCTCACCGGGTAGCCCGACTCGAAGCCGATCTCGACATACTGCGGCCGGTCGGGTGCATCCTCGGGCGAGCTGGTCAGCATGAACACGTCCGGCGTCGGCTCCCACATCGGGTCCTCGATCGGGCCGCCCTCGTGCGAGACGTGCCACAGGTTGCGATCACGCGAGAAGATCTTCTCCTTGCTGACCGTGAGCTGCAGCCCGCGCTGCTCCGCGTACGCGATCGCGTCCTCCCGCGAATGGATGTCCCACTCCCGCCAGGGTGCGATCACCTTCAGGTCCGGCGCGAACGCCGCAAACGACAGCTCGAAGCGCACCTGGTCGTTGCCCTTGCCGGTGCACCCGTGCGCGAGCGCATCCGCGCCGAGCTTGAGACCGAGCTCCGCCTGGCGACGCCCGATGATCGGCCGTGCCATGGCCGTGCCGAGCAGGTACTTGCGCGCGTAGATCGCGCCGGCGCGCAGCGTCGGGAAGATCGCCTCGCGCACGAACTGCTCACGCAGGTCCTCGACGATGAGCGCCTGCGCACCCTGCTGGCGCGCACGCTCCTCGAGCCCTGCCAGCTCCTCGCCCTGGCCGACATCCGCGGCCATGCAGATCACTTCCGCATCGTAGTTCTCGCGCAGCCACGGCACGATGATAGACGTGTCCAGTCCGCCCGAGTAGGCAAGCACCACGGTGAACGACATCAGCTCCTCCCGGTGTTCGAAAACGTGGGCGCCACCTCGCGCACCACGGCGATCTCATCACACGCGTGCCGCTTCGGGCACACCTTGCAGTCTGCTGCGACCTTCTCGGGCAGACGGCTGAGCGCCGTCGTCGTGAAACCGAGCCGGTGAAAGAACTTGTCCTGCAACGTCAACGCGATGACGCGGTGGATGCCCTGCGCCTGCGCATCGTCGAGCAGTGCGTGCACGATGCGGCGCCCGAGGCCGTGCTTCTGGTAGGCGGGCGCAACGGCGAGCGCGCACACCTCGGCCAGGTCGGCCGAGTAGACCTTCAGCATGCCCGTCGCGACGATCGCACCGTCGGCTTCCGCCACGACGTAATGGTCGATGGTCGCGCGGATCTGCTCGATGCTGCGCGCGAGCAGGATGCGACTCGCGACGAACTCCGCCTGCAGCGCGTGCATCGCCTCGACGTCGGCGGCCACCGCACGACGCACGACGACGGCGTCAGCGGCCCGGACGTCGCTCGACTCCACGCGCAGGAGCACTGCGGGCTCGTACGCCGGCGCGACCGGCAGCGCGATCCGCTGCGGTGCCGCGCTCACGCCAGCACCTCGCCCAGGATGGCGATCGCCTCGTCGATGTCCGACTCCCGGATCACCAGCGGAGGCAGCAGCCGCACGACTCGCTCACCGGCAGTCGCGACCAGCAGGCCGGCCTCGAGCGCCGCCGCAGCGACCGGTGCGGCGGGTACGTCCAGTACGATGCCCCACATGAGACCGGCGCCACGGACGTCGACAATGCTCGGGCAGGACGCCGCCAGCTCACGGAGCTGCTCGTGCAGGTAGTCGCCCAGCGCACGCACGCGACCGAGGAATGCCGGATCCGCAATGCGCGCGACCACCGCAGCGGCAACGGTCGCCACGAGCGGGCCGCCGCCAAAGGTCGTCGCGTGATCACCGGGCTGGATGCACTCTGCGACGCCGTCGCTGAGCAGCACCGCGCCCATCGGCAGTCCGCCGGCAAGCGGCTTGGCGAGCGTCAGTACATCCGGAACGATGCCGTGCGCCTGGTACGCGAACAGCCGACCCGTGCGACCGAGGCCGCACTGAACCTCGTCGAAGATCAGCAGTGCATCATTCGCATCGGCCACGGCACGCAGGCGAGCCAGCACGTCTGCGGAGAGCGGCTGCACACCACCTTCGCCCTGCACGGGCTCCGCGATGATCGCTGCAGTCCGCGCCGGGTCGAGTGCGGCCTCCAGCGAGGCCGCATCGTTCGGATCGACGAAGCGCACACCGGGCATCAGGGGCGTGAACGGCGCCTGCATCGCGGGCCGGTCCGTCGCGGCGAGCGCGCCGAACAGCCGGCCATGGAAGCTGTTGCGGAGCGCGACGATCTCGTGCTTCGCCTCGCCGCCACGCGCGCGCGCCCACCGGCGTGCGAACTTGAACGCCGCCTCGTTCGCCTCCGCACCCGAGTTGCAGAAGAACACGCGATCGGCAAAGCTCGCATCCACGAGCAGCTGCGCGAGTGCAGCCGCAGGCTCGGTGCGGTACAGGTTCGACAGATGGATCAGTCCACTGGACAGCGCCTGCTCGACCGCGGCGCGAACGGTTGCGTCGCCGTAGCCGAGCGCATTGACGCCGATGCCGGCGACGAAGTCCAGCCAGGCGCGACCCGCCTCGTCGTAGACGCGCACGCCCTCGCCGCGTACGAACACGGGCGCCGCCGGACGGTAGGTGCCGAGCAGCGCGCTGCCTGCGACAGCGGGCGAAGGCTCGAGGATTGTCGTTGCCGCAGTGCTCACGCTGCCTCCACGGCGGCCGCTCCGATGAGCGTCCCCCGATCCGGGTTTACCAGGGCAGCGACGCTGCCGATGCGCACCTGTGCAACGCCCCGATCGAGAGCGTCCAGCGCCGCGCGCAGCTTCACCGCCATCCCACCACCTGCCACACCGCTCGCGAGCAGCGCCTCACCCTGCGCGGGCTCGACTGCCGGGAGCGTCACACCGTCCGCGCCGCGAACCCCCTCCACGTCCGTCACGAACAGCAGCTCGCGCGCACCCAGCGCAACAGCAACGGCACCTGCAACTTCGTCCGCGTTCACGTTCAGCGCGCCACCGCCGGGGCCGCGTGACACCGGAGCGACCACCGGAATCATGCCTGCACCGAGCAGCATCGAGAGAAGCTCCGCGCGGACCGACGCGACACGGCCGACCCGACCCAGCACGCCACCCGCGGCCAGGCTGGCCGTGACCAGGGCGCCGTCCTCACCGGACAGCCCGATCGCGTCCGCACCGGCCGTGATCAGCGCGGACACCAGCCGCTTGTTGACGCGACCGTTCAGCACCATGGACGCAGCATCCAGCGCCCCGTCCGGCGTCACGCGGCGGCCGCCCACCCACTCGACCGCAACGCCGAGGCGCTCGGACAACGCGCTGATCTCCGGGCCACCGCCATGCACGATCACGAGATTCTCATCGGCGGCCGCGACGGCCTCGGCGAACGAGCCGACCCAGCCGGCATCCGTCAGCGCGGCTCCACCGATCTTCACGACACGCACGTTCACGCGGGCAGTCCCTCCGCCTCGTCGAAGCCGAACATGATGTTTGCGTTCTGAACCGCCTGGCCGGCTGCGCCCTTCACCAGGTTGTCGAACGCAGCCAGCACGAGCACCATCGGGGGCTCGATGCGCTCGACGTCCGCAACACCGAGCGCGACGACGTTGCGGGCGACCACATCGCGCAGCGCGGGCAATCCATCGCTCCACACCTCGACGAAACGCTCCGCCTCGTAGGCCGCACGCAGCGCGTCGATCACCTGCGCGCGCTTCACGTCCGCGCCCACCGGGACGTACATGGTTTCCAGGATCCCGCGGCGGACGGGAAGCAGATGCGGGGTGAACACGAAGGGGGCACCATGACCGCCGTTGGCGCGGGCGAGGCCCTGCGCAATTTCCGGCACGTGCCGGTGCGTATTGCCGACACCGTATGCCCGGAAATCCTCCGCCACGTCACCGAACAGCAGCTCCCGCTTCGCGCTGCGCCCCGCCCCCGTTACGCCCGAAGCGGCATTCACCATCACCGGGCGGGATGCGTCCAGCAGACCCTCCCGGATCAGCGGCGCGAGCGCGAGCAGGATTCCCGTCGGATAGCAGCCGGGGTTCGCGACCAGCGGCTGACCCGCCACCCGGTCGCGCCACAGCTCCGGCAGTCCGTATACCGCGCCGCCCTGCCCTTCGCGCAGGTCCGCGGAAAGGTCGATCGCGCGCGCACCCGCCTCGCGCGCGCGCAGCGCCCAGGCGCCGGACGCGCCGGTCGGAAGGCACGTGAATACAATGTCCACCTCGGAGAGCGGCACTTCGTCCGCGGGGACGTAGCTGAGGGCCGTGCCCGCCACCGGCCGGCCGGCTTCGCCCTCCGACGTCGCGTACACCAGCGCCATCTCCGGATGCCGCCGCAGCAGTGCGACGAGCTCCTGTCCCGTATAGCCCGTCGCGCCGATCACCGCGGCGCGGACAGAGGAAGTATTCGTCATTCGAGAATAATCATACATCCAATGGTCGTGTGTCAACCGCCGAAGCCGGCCTGCCGCAGAATCCGCTAGTCGACGGCGCCGGCCAGCTCTTCGATGCGCTGCTGGATCAGGGCGAGCTGCGCGGGGTCGCGCAGGATGAGGAGGATGGTGTCGTCGCCGGCGAGGGTGCCGAGGACTTCCGGCCATTCCTCCCAGTCGAGCGCCTCGGCGACGGCCTGTGCGCCGCCGGAGAGGGTGCGGACCACGAGCAGGTTTCCGGTTCCTTCCGCACCGACGTAGAGCGCGGGCAGGAGGCGGGTGAGGGCGGGAGACTGGTCCCAGCTCTCGGGGGGCAGCGTGTAGTGGGAGCGTCCCTCGGCGTCGGGGACCTTGATGAGGCGCAGCTCGCGGATGTCGCGAGAGAGGGTGGCCTGGGCGACCTCGACGTTGCGCTGGGCGAGGAGCTCGCGGAGGTGCTCCTGGCTGGTGACGCGGTGCGAGGCGATCAGCTCGCGGATGGCGGCGTGGCGTTCAGGCTTACCCATGGCGGGAGAATGCCGCCGGCCGCGCAGGATGGTCAAGTCATGGGGGCGGCACGATGTAGACGAAGGCAAAGACGACGCCGTAGAGGGTGCGTGCGAGGAACGTGCGGACGCGCACGTCGGCGCTCGGTCGATCGGGGCGCAAGGAAGCGGCGACCAGCTCGATGCCGCCGTGCGTGGCGCCCAGGACCACGCCCGTCGTGAGATCGGCCTGCCCGATCAGCTCGAGGGCGACCGCATAGAGCAGCGGGAACAGCAGCAGATCGGCAACGGCCGCAATCGCGCGTGGGCGCCCCCGCGCAGCCGCAGGCGTGTGTCGCGCGATTGGCCCTGCGACGACTGTCGCAGCGATGCCGCACCAGAGCAGCAGCAGAAAACCGGGTTGTGGCAGCATGTCCGCTCAGCCTCGTTGCGGGACAGCCGCCTGTCAAGCGAGAGCGGATCTGCTTGCGGCTGGCGACCATGCAGTGATGGTGGCGGGTCCACCCGGGCTGCGGCCGGGATGGGCGCCGCTGACCGGAGCACGCATACGGGCCCGCTGCGTGCGTTGCAGGCCTGGAGAGCGGAACGGTAAGGGAGCCGAAGGCATGAATCACGACGTCCAGGCAGCGCCACTCGTCGCGCTGCGCCGAATCCTTTCTCATCAGCACCTGCGGTTCGCGGTGCTGATCGGGATCCTGGCCTGGCTGGTGGACTGGGTCTCGAAATCGTGGGCGCTGACGACGCTCGCGCAGCGCCCGCGCGAGCTGGGCGACGCGCTGCTGCTGGGCGTTGCGCACAACGATGCGCTCGCGTTCTCATCCTTTCAGTCCATCCCGGTCGAGAGCGTGCTGTCGCTGCGGCTCACCTGCATCGTCGTGCTGGCGCTGCTTGCGGTCCGGTTCGCGACGGAAAGCCGCCGGCTGGCGTGTGCCTTCGCGCTTCTTCTCGCGGGCGGGCTGGGCAATGTGGCGGACCTGGTCCTGCGCGACGGCGCGGTGATCGACTTCATCGGCGTCAGGCCGTTCCTGTTCGCGGAGCCGGACCTGGCCGTCGTGTTCAACCTGGCCGATGTCTGGATCAAGGTCGGCATCATCCTGGCATTTCCGCTGATCCGCCGGGCGGCACAACGGACGCAGGAGGCCAGCGACGCGTTCGAGCGCCGGCTCCAGCTGCGTCTCCGCTGAGCGGCGCGCGGTGCCGACGCTCATGTCGGCGCGCGTTCCGCCCCTTCCCTCTCCCTGCTGAGCCACCCGATCAGCTGCCCGATCACGGCAGGCATGAGCGCGGCAGGCACCACGATCATCCAGTCCTCCCGCGTGAGCGGCACCACGTCGAGCAGGCGTGCGAGTGGTGCGAAGTAGAGCGCGAGGAACTGCAGTGCTACGGTCAGCAGCACGGCGGCGATAGCCCAGCGGTTCGCGATCATGCGTCCCCAGCCGAGAACGTGCGTCCGACTGCGCGCATTGCCGAGATGGAACGCCTGTGCCAGTGCGAGCGTCATGAACGCGATCGTGACGGCCCGGTCCGGATCGTCGCGCTGGAGCGCGTACAGGAACGCACCAAGCGTT
Above is a genomic segment from Longimicrobiales bacterium containing:
- the argH gene encoding argininosuccinate lyase → MQQVDTTQSAPTDPGHRLWGGRFAAGPAPSLEELNRSLPVDRRLWREDIEASRAWVQALARADVLTVAEARALDTGLRKVRDRLAHEPALFDSDDEDIHTLVERLLYEVAGPVAGKLHTGRSRNDQVATDARLWTVRALTRIDAELRALQAALVDQATDTIDLLMPSYTHLRRAQPVRVAHWLLAHFWALDRDRQRLQGALERVAVLPLGSGAIAGSGFDVDRTLLKELLGFRTISENSLDAVGDRDWIIETIFVASTVGAHLSRLAEDLIVFSTQEFGFVELPEAYTTGSSLMPQKRNPDGLELARGIAGRLIGELTAALAMVKSVPSGYNKDLQEDKRLLFSALDALFALLPATRETVALLRFNEQPLADAVSDESLIATDIADELVRRGVPFREAHGAVGRLLRAADAAGCSVSELPEAAWGAAHPVLLEGGRPELTALASVEARSVPGATSRQAVLAQLTQARSRLG
- a CDS encoding argininosuccinate synthase; translated protein: MSFTVVLAYSGGLDTSIIVPWLRENYDAEVICMAADVGQGEELAGLEERARQQGAQALIVEDLREQFVREAIFPTLRAGAIYARKYLLGTAMARPIIGRRQAELGLKLGADALAHGCTGKGNDQVRFELSFAAFAPDLKVIAPWREWDIHSREDAIAYAEQRGLQLTVSKEKIFSRDRNLWHVSHEGGPIEDPMWEPTPDVFMLTSSPEDAPDRPQYVEIGFESGYPVSVDGEALDPVTLIERLNEIGGVHGVGRIDLIEDRLVGMKSRGIYETPGGTLLYAAHSELEQLVLDRRTLGLKDDIAQRYADLTYEGRWWSTERLALDALVDVTQRKVTGVVRLKLYKGNASVAGRKSPFALYDEQLASFASGDEYDHADAKGFITLFALPTRAEAKQSGGFAASDDAGAQYGDAALQRTAVNGAGHHSRVEAPMNGAASNGNGAATLIPASRA
- a CDS encoding GNAT family N-acetyltransferase gives rise to the protein MSAAPQRIALPVAPAYEPAVLLRVESSDVRAADAVVVRRAVAADVEAMHALQAEFVASRILLARSIEQIRATIDHYVVAEADGAIVATGMLKVYSADLAEVCALAVAPAYQKHGLGRRIVHALLDDAQAQGIHRVIALTLQDKFFHRLGFTTTALSRLPEKVAADCKVCPKRHACDEIAVVREVAPTFSNTGRS
- a CDS encoding acetylornithine/succinylornithine family transaminase; the protein is MSTAATTILEPSPAVAGSALLGTYRPAAPVFVRGEGVRVYDEAGRAWLDFVAGIGVNALGYGDATVRAAVEQALSSGLIHLSNLYRTEPAAALAQLLVDASFADRVFFCNSGAEANEAAFKFARRWARARGGEAKHEIVALRNSFHGRLFGALAATDRPAMQAPFTPLMPGVRFVDPNDAASLEAALDPARTAAIIAEPVQGEGGVQPLSADVLARLRAVADANDALLIFDEVQCGLGRTGRLFAYQAHGIVPDVLTLAKPLAGGLPMGAVLLSDGVAECIQPGDHATTFGGGPLVATVAAAVVARIADPAFLGRVRALGDYLHEQLRELAASCPSIVDVRGAGLMWGIVLDVPAAPVAAAALEAGLLVATAGERVVRLLPPLVIRESDIDEAIAILGEVLA
- the argB gene encoding acetylglutamate kinase, translating into MNVRVVKIGGAALTDAGWVGSFAEAVAAADENLVIVHGGGPEISALSERLGVAVEWVGGRRVTPDGALDAASMVLNGRVNKRLVSALITAGADAIGLSGEDGALVTASLAAGGVLGRVGRVASVRAELLSMLLGAGMIPVVAPVSRGPGGGALNVNADEVAGAVAVALGARELLFVTDVEGVRGADGVTLPAVEPAQGEALLASGVAGGGMAVKLRAALDALDRGVAQVRIGSVAALVNPDRGTLIGAAAVEAA
- the argC gene encoding N-acetyl-gamma-glutamyl-phosphate reductase; the encoded protein is MTNTSSVRAAVIGATGYTGQELVALLRRHPEMALVYATSEGEAGRPVAGTALSYVPADEVPLSEVDIVFTCLPTGASGAWALRAREAGARAIDLSADLREGQGGAVYGLPELWRDRVAGQPLVANPGCYPTGILLALAPLIREGLLDASRPVMVNAASGVTGAGRSAKRELLFGDVAEDFRAYGVGNTHRHVPEIAQGLARANGGHGAPFVFTPHLLPVRRGILETMYVPVGADVKRAQVIDALRAAYEAERFVEVWSDGLPALRDVVARNVVALGVADVERIEPPMVLVLAAFDNLVKGAAGQAVQNANIMFGFDEAEGLPA
- the argR gene encoding arginine repressor, translated to MGKPERHAAIRELIASHRVTSQEHLRELLAQRNVEVAQATLSRDIRELRLIKVPDAEGRSHYTLPPESWDQSPALTRLLPALYVGAEGTGNLLVVRTLSGGAQAVAEALDWEEWPEVLGTLAGDDTILLILRDPAQLALIQQRIEELAGAVD
- a CDS encoding signal peptidase II, with the protein product MNHDVQAAPLVALRRILSHQHLRFAVLIGILAWLVDWVSKSWALTTLAQRPRELGDALLLGVAHNDALAFSSFQSIPVESVLSLRLTCIVVLALLAVRFATESRRLACAFALLLAGGLGNVADLVLRDGAVIDFIGVRPFLFAEPDLAVVFNLADVWIKVGIILAFPLIRRAAQRTQEASDAFERRLQLRLR